A single genomic interval of Pelagerythrobacter marensis harbors:
- a CDS encoding NepR family anti-sigma factor, protein MHIDGDRRAGETGKGESKIGKRDNPGWADGLRQLYDSVVEEPLPDSFKELLSKLDEKS, encoded by the coding sequence ATGCATATTGACGGGGATCGGCGCGCGGGGGAAACCGGAAAAGGCGAGTCAAAGATCGGAAAACGCGATAATCCAGGATGGGCCGACGGCCTGCGCCAGCTTTACGACTCGGTTGTCGAGGAACCGCTTCCCGACAGCTTCAAGGAGCTTCTGTCGAAGCTGGATGAAAAATCCTGA
- a CDS encoding dicarboxylate/amino acid:cation symporter — protein MVVEKADSNELLAIRLPVWWTFGGLVAGLLAGLVLSGTAALEPVLAVTEPAGALWLRALQMTIIPLVSALLVIGIAQMVQAARAGRAARRMLGWVFAVLLFSGVTAALFMPLLLNLFPIPPSAGTLLETGDIAPQQVPGLAEFVTSLIAPNVIAAAAETTMLPLTIFFALFAVAVARLPDSQRDTLLRVFRALANAMLTIIGWVLWIAPLGVFALALGVASRAGGGAFATLVHYILVVSAMGGIVLVAGYALAWFGGGIAPLRFARAMIPAQAVAVSTQSSLASLPAMLAVARRLGIRESTADFVLPLAVAIFRATSPAMNLAVAIYVATLAGVELTPATLAAGIAVALVISVGSVSLPGSISFVISIGPIALAMGVPIEPLALLVAVEMLPDIMRTLANVTLDVAVAAATDRPEEESV, from the coding sequence ATGGTCGTCGAAAAGGCAGACTCTAACGAACTCCTGGCGATCCGGCTGCCCGTCTGGTGGACGTTCGGCGGTCTCGTCGCGGGTCTGCTGGCCGGGCTGGTCCTGTCGGGGACGGCGGCGCTGGAGCCTGTCCTGGCGGTGACCGAGCCGGCGGGCGCGCTGTGGCTGCGCGCCTTGCAGATGACGATCATCCCGCTCGTTTCCGCCCTGCTGGTGATCGGGATCGCGCAGATGGTGCAGGCCGCGCGGGCCGGGCGCGCGGCGCGGCGAATGCTCGGCTGGGTCTTCGCGGTCCTGCTGTTTTCCGGCGTCACGGCGGCCCTGTTCATGCCCCTGCTGCTGAATCTCTTTCCGATCCCGCCTTCGGCCGGAACGCTGCTGGAAACCGGCGACATCGCGCCCCAGCAGGTGCCCGGACTGGCCGAATTCGTCACTTCGCTGATCGCACCCAACGTGATCGCCGCCGCGGCGGAAACGACGATGCTGCCGCTGACCATCTTCTTCGCGCTGTTCGCCGTTGCCGTCGCGCGCCTGCCGGACAGCCAGCGCGACACCCTGCTCCGCGTGTTTCGCGCGCTGGCCAACGCGATGCTGACGATCATCGGCTGGGTCCTGTGGATCGCGCCGCTCGGCGTCTTTGCGCTCGCGCTGGGGGTCGCCTCGCGCGCGGGGGGCGGGGCCTTCGCCACCCTCGTCCATTACATCCTCGTCGTTTCCGCGATGGGCGGGATCGTCCTTGTCGCCGGCTATGCCCTCGCCTGGTTCGGCGGCGGAATCGCGCCTTTGCGCTTTGCCCGGGCGATGATCCCGGCGCAGGCGGTGGCGGTTTCGACGCAAAGCTCGCTCGCCAGCCTGCCCGCCATGCTCGCGGTCGCCCGGCGGCTGGGCATTCGCGAGAGCACGGCCGATTTCGTCCTGCCGCTGGCGGTGGCGATCTTCCGCGCGACCAGCCCGGCGATGAACCTGGCGGTGGCGATCTATGTCGCCACGCTGGCCGGGGTCGAGCTGACCCCGGCCACGCTGGCCGCCGGGATCGCGGTGGCGCTGGTCATTTCGGTGGGATCGGTCAGCCTGCCCGGATCGATCAGTTTCGTCATTTCGATCGGCCCGATCGCCCTGGCAATGGGCGTGCCGATCGAACCGCTGGCGCTGCTGGTCGCGGTGGAAATGTTGCCCGACATCATGCGAACCCTCGCCAATGTCACCCTGGATGTGGCAGTAGCGGCGGCGACCGATCGCCCGGAAGAGGAATCCGTCTAG
- a CDS encoding response regulator, with protein MNKPPRTRSSPRVPDHVLVVEDDAILSLAIEAQLLDAGARQVEICHTTDAALEALRRARPDVIVLDVQLADRDDGWAIAELVSSIGPQAPRIVFSTGAPDRIPPRVAELGAILEKPYDPRDLVQAICAPPRRGLLARLRKPAG; from the coding sequence ATGAACAAGCCACCCAGGACAAGATCGTCGCCGCGCGTTCCGGACCACGTGCTGGTGGTCGAAGACGATGCGATCCTCTCGCTGGCGATAGAGGCGCAACTGCTCGACGCCGGTGCCCGGCAGGTCGAGATCTGCCATACGACCGATGCTGCGCTGGAGGCCCTGCGACGCGCGCGCCCCGATGTGATCGTGCTCGACGTGCAGCTCGCCGACCGCGACGACGGCTGGGCCATCGCCGAACTGGTCAGCAGCATCGGGCCGCAAGCGCCGCGGATCGTCTTTTCCACCGGCGCGCCGGACCGGATTCCGCCCCGCGTGGCCGAACTCGGCGCGATCCTGGAAAAGCCTTACGACCCGCGCGATCTCGTGCAGGCCATTTGCGCCCCGCCGCGGCGCGGGCTGCTCGCCCGACTGCGCAAGCCCGCCGGGTGA
- the lptG gene encoding LPS export ABC transporter permease LptG, translated as MQLDFFPSRTLTLYLAKLFVVRIVAMLAVLVLVLMMLDLLSTSGKILAAPGNGQGELWTYVTLRVPQLVARFLPYSVLLATIIALVTLNQNSEVIAMKAAGLSAHQVLAPLLLTAAGVSAISFAFNEVVVTRATATLKAWEANDFGAMPEESGVRANVYFTEGNDVLTAASLWGTGENIRMRGVTWYRRGEGSALIEQARAQTASYAAPGWRLEQVERFDVATVDTTRLDSLVVARGLTPARIELESVDPDTLGVVPLYRSIMAYEESGRQTDELRAKWWHKFSGPLSAFLMPLLGAIAAFGLARSGQLFLRAIIAMALGFAYFVIDNAALAMGSFGGYPPFLAAWAPFFLFLLVGETVLIRTEE; from the coding sequence ATGCAGCTCGATTTCTTCCCCTCGCGCACGCTGACGCTTTACCTGGCGAAGCTGTTCGTCGTGCGGATCGTGGCGATGCTGGCCGTCCTCGTGCTCGTGCTGATGATGCTCGACCTGCTCAGCACCAGCGGCAAGATCCTGGCCGCGCCGGGCAATGGCCAGGGCGAGCTGTGGACTTATGTCACCCTGCGGGTGCCCCAGCTTGTCGCGCGTTTCCTGCCCTATTCGGTCCTGCTGGCGACGATCATCGCGCTGGTCACGCTCAACCAGAACAGCGAAGTGATCGCGATGAAGGCCGCCGGCCTTTCCGCGCATCAGGTGCTGGCGCCGCTGCTGCTGACCGCGGCGGGGGTTTCGGCGATCAGCTTCGCTTTCAACGAGGTCGTCGTCACCCGCGCCACGGCCACGCTCAAGGCGTGGGAAGCGAACGACTTCGGCGCGATGCCCGAGGAGTCGGGCGTGCGCGCGAATGTCTATTTTACCGAGGGGAACGACGTGCTCACCGCCGCATCGCTGTGGGGCACGGGCGAGAACATCCGTATGCGCGGGGTGACCTGGTACCGGCGCGGCGAAGGCAGCGCGCTGATCGAGCAGGCGCGCGCGCAGACCGCCAGCTATGCCGCGCCAGGATGGCGGCTGGAGCAGGTGGAGCGGTTCGACGTCGCCACGGTCGACACGACCCGGCTCGACAGCCTGGTCGTCGCCAGGGGGCTGACCCCGGCCCGGATCGAGCTGGAGAGCGTCGATCCCGATACGCTGGGCGTGGTGCCGCTCTATCGTTCGATCATGGCCTACGAGGAAAGCGGTCGCCAGACCGACGAACTGCGCGCCAAATGGTGGCACAAGTTTTCCGGCCCGCTTTCGGCCTTCCTGATGCCGCTGCTGGGCGCGATCGCCGCCTTCGGCCTCGCGCGGTCGGGCCAGCTGTTCCTGCGCGCGATTATCGCGATGGCGCTGGGCTTCGCCTATTTCGTGATCGACAACGCCGCGCTGGCGATGGGCAGCTTCGGCGGATACCCCCCCTTCCTCGCGGCCTGGGCGCCGTTCTTCCTGTTCCTGCTGGTCGGCGAAACCGTGCTGATCCGCACCGAGGAATAG
- a CDS encoding sigma-70 family RNA polymerase sigma factor yields MTRPERTASEKADFKRELTEVVPHLRAFARGLCGRPDMADDLVQETLLKAWAAQERFEPGTSMRAWTFVILRNAYLTDMRRNRFRGEYDENVAERLLTQPAGQEEPIHLSDMHRALLTLPPERREALLLVGAGGFSYEEAATICGCAVGTIKSRVGRARASLNAMLQDGSIPRRAIGDDGAHRAILEELDDVAAGRGESSPTR; encoded by the coding sequence ATGACCCGCCCCGAACGGACGGCCTCCGAAAAGGCCGATTTCAAGCGCGAGCTGACCGAAGTCGTCCCGCATCTGCGCGCATTCGCCCGCGGACTGTGCGGGCGGCCCGACATGGCCGACGACCTGGTGCAGGAAACCCTGCTGAAAGCCTGGGCCGCGCAGGAACGGTTCGAACCCGGCACCAGCATGCGCGCCTGGACCTTCGTGATCCTGCGCAACGCCTACCTCACCGACATGCGCCGCAACCGCTTCCGCGGCGAATACGACGAGAACGTTGCCGAACGCTTGCTGACCCAGCCCGCCGGGCAGGAAGAGCCGATCCATCTGTCGGACATGCACCGCGCGCTGCTGACCCTGCCGCCCGAGCGGCGCGAGGCGCTCTTGCTGGTCGGCGCCGGCGGCTTTTCCTACGAAGAGGCGGCGACCATCTGCGGCTGCGCGGTGGGCACGATCAAAAGCCGCGTGGGCCGCGCCCGTGCGTCGCTCAATGCCATGCTTCAGGACGGTTCGATACCGCGACGCGCGATCGGCGACGACGGCGCGCATCGCGCGATTCTGGAAGAGTTGGACGATGTTGCAGCCGGCCGCGGCGAGTCCTCCCCGACCCGCTAG
- a CDS encoding response regulator, with the protein MPLGEQVANNLPYLRRYARALTGSQSTGDAFVRQTLEAALADDELKASLADGRVPLYRAFNKVWSSAYLETAGDAPETGAHESAAHDRLSAITPLNRQALLLTTLEDFTIDQTAEIMDLDSDSVEKLVQEAIEEIDRESSTSVLIIEDEPLISMQLEDLVTSLGHEICGTAATRTQAQEVVAERTPGLVLADIQLADGSSGLDAVDDILALDSVPVIFITAYPERLLTGDRPEPTYLVTKPFKEATVRTAISQALFFNSSQPLG; encoded by the coding sequence ATGCCGCTTGGAGAACAGGTAGCCAACAATCTGCCGTACCTTCGTCGTTATGCCCGCGCGTTGACCGGATCGCAGTCGACCGGCGACGCGTTCGTTCGCCAGACACTCGAAGCGGCGCTGGCCGACGACGAGCTGAAGGCATCGCTCGCCGACGGGCGCGTGCCGCTCTACCGCGCATTCAACAAGGTCTGGTCCAGCGCCTATCTGGAAACGGCCGGAGACGCACCGGAAACCGGTGCCCACGAAAGCGCCGCGCACGACCGGCTCAGCGCGATCACCCCGCTCAACCGCCAGGCCCTGCTGCTGACGACGCTGGAAGATTTCACCATCGACCAGACGGCCGAGATCATGGATCTCGACAGCGATTCGGTGGAAAAGCTGGTCCAGGAAGCGATCGAGGAAATCGACCGCGAATCGAGCACGAGCGTACTCATTATCGAGGACGAGCCGCTGATATCGATGCAGCTCGAAGACCTCGTGACTTCGCTCGGCCACGAAATCTGCGGCACGGCCGCCACGCGCACGCAAGCGCAGGAAGTGGTCGCCGAACGCACGCCGGGCCTCGTGCTGGCCGACATCCAGCTTGCCGACGGGTCCTCCGGCCTCGACGCGGTGGACGATATTCTCGCGCTCGACAGCGTGCCGGTGATCTTCATCACCGCCTACCCCGAACGCCTGCTCACCGGCGACCGGCCCGAGCCGACTTATCTGGTGACCAAGCCGTTCAAGGAAGCCACGGTGCGCACCGCGATCAGCCAGGCGCTGTTCTTCAATTCCAGCCAGCCGCTGGGCTGA
- a CDS encoding superoxide dismutase: MAFKLIDLPYASDALAPAVSAETLSYHHGKHHQAYIDKTNAAIEGTDLAGKSLEEVVAAARGSNQGLFNNAAQSWNHGFYWHSMAPEGGSPSDELGALIDEAFGSLDDLKTKLAERGAGHFASGWVWLAEKGGKLSIEETHDGDTLADQDFNPLLTIDVWEHAYYLDHQNKRPEYLDQVIKSKLNWGFASENLARGETWKYPA, from the coding sequence ATGGCCTTCAAACTGATCGACCTGCCTTACGCCAGCGACGCCCTCGCGCCCGCCGTTTCGGCCGAGACGCTGAGCTATCACCACGGCAAGCACCACCAGGCCTATATCGACAAGACCAACGCCGCGATCGAAGGCACCGACCTTGCCGGCAAGTCGCTGGAAGAGGTCGTCGCTGCGGCGCGCGGCAGCAACCAGGGTTTGTTCAACAATGCCGCGCAAAGCTGGAACCACGGGTTCTACTGGCATTCGATGGCGCCCGAAGGCGGTTCGCCGTCGGACGAGCTGGGCGCGCTGATCGACGAGGCTTTCGGCTCGCTCGACGATCTCAAAACCAAGCTGGCCGAGCGCGGTGCCGGGCACTTCGCAAGCGGCTGGGTCTGGCTGGCGGAAAAGGGCGGCAAGCTCTCGATCGAGGAAACGCACGACGGCGACACCCTGGCCGACCAGGATTTCAACCCGCTGCTGACGATCGACGTGTGGGAGCACGCCTATTACCTCGATCATCAGAACAAGCGGCCCGAATATCTCGATCAGGTGATCAAGAGCAAGCTCAACTGGGGCTTCGCTTCGGAGAACCTCGCGCGCGGGGAAACCTGGAAATACCCCGCCTGA
- a CDS encoding fatty acid desaturase — protein MNLHQTIDPADIAAPPPAARVAGKAAIADDKAMLRAARDLTKDLAAARPAIYWTDTLLSAGLGYGALAGAILVESVPLAIALGVVAALALYRALLFIHELSHIHRDALPGYRLAWNLLVGIPVLTPSFMYEGVHTLHHARTRYGTVEDPEYLPLALMKPWSLPLFVAVALLAPPALLFRFAVLVPLGAVFPAVRKLVWERFSALSINPEFRRRPPEGELRKRVFWQELGGSLWAIALIASTFAIGWRPLLIALAVLSLTAVLNQLRTLVAHLWENDGEPMTVTAQFLDSVNVPPPGWMAEIWAPVGLRYHALHHLLPSMPYHSLGEAHRRLAAHLGTDSTYAGANHPGMVPLVMRIARSTMGRRRTGA, from the coding sequence ATGAACCTGCATCAGACGATCGATCCTGCCGATATCGCGGCTCCGCCGCCTGCGGCGCGCGTGGCGGGCAAGGCTGCGATCGCGGACGACAAGGCGATGCTGCGCGCCGCGCGCGACCTGACGAAGGATCTCGCCGCCGCGCGGCCCGCGATTTACTGGACCGACACGCTGCTATCGGCGGGCCTCGGCTATGGCGCGCTCGCGGGTGCGATCCTGGTGGAAAGCGTTCCGCTGGCGATCGCGCTGGGCGTGGTCGCCGCGCTGGCGCTCTATCGCGCGCTGCTGTTCATCCACGAGCTGTCGCATATCCACCGCGACGCGCTGCCCGGTTATCGCCTGGCGTGGAACCTGCTGGTCGGCATTCCGGTGCTGACCCCGTCGTTCATGTACGAAGGGGTGCACACGCTGCATCACGCGCGCACCCGGTATGGCACGGTGGAGGACCCGGAGTACCTGCCGCTTGCGCTGATGAAGCCGTGGAGCCTGCCGCTGTTCGTCGCCGTGGCGCTGCTGGCGCCGCCCGCGCTGCTGTTCCGCTTTGCCGTTCTGGTGCCACTGGGCGCGGTCTTTCCCGCGGTGCGCAAGCTGGTGTGGGAGCGGTTCTCCGCGCTGTCGATCAACCCCGAATTCCGCCGCCGCCCGCCCGAAGGCGAGTTGCGCAAGCGGGTTTTCTGGCAGGAGCTGGGCGGCAGCCTGTGGGCGATCGCGCTGATCGCCAGCACGTTCGCGATCGGCTGGCGCCCGCTGCTGATTGCGCTGGCGGTGCTGTCGCTCACCGCGGTGCTCAACCAGCTGCGCACACTGGTCGCGCATTTGTGGGAGAACGACGGCGAACCGATGACGGTAACCGCGCAGTTCCTCGATTCGGTCAACGTGCCCCCGCCGGGCTGGATGGCGGAGATCTGGGCGCCGGTCGGCCTGCGCTATCACGCGCTGCATCACCTGCTGCCGAGTATGCCCTATCACTCGCTGGGCGAGGCGCATCGCCGGCTCGCCGCGCACCTGGGGACCGATTCGACTTATGCCGGGGCGAACCATCCGGGCATGGTCCCGCTGGTCATGCGCATTGCCCGCAGCACGATGGGCAGGCGCCGGACCGGGGCCTGA
- a CDS encoding AI-2E family transporter — protein sequence MTDSPSASRGSTEGRTARRRTRAAFAEQELRLISALVLLIGLGLFLALPFVLSIGSVVFLPLVTALVLTIILSPLADKLAGWGLPNVLASLVALGAFFGVLMLALALILQPAIALFDSLPAMADQVVHRFGELRDQFAWVAMANERLADLMGRSTTREVVLASPSVIEQLAFATPSVVLEVLLTFLMTFFMIEARVRLRRHLLFDRASFGTSIKAARVLREVQDRVAAYILTVSWINAGVGVIVALGAWALGVEAPVMWGGLAALLNFLPYIGPLAMTALLALFGIGTGDTVLLGIIPAAAYLALHTVESNIVTPSILGARFTMNPVMILIALSYFSWIWGVFGALLSVPILLMLTAFFDHVGRPNLVGFIFGEPLFATNFMELGQEEEPT from the coding sequence ATGACCGACAGTCCATCTGCATCGCGTGGCAGCACGGAAGGGCGCACCGCGCGGCGAAGGACGCGCGCCGCCTTTGCAGAGCAGGAGCTGCGCCTGATTTCCGCGCTGGTCCTGCTGATCGGCCTCGGCCTGTTCCTCGCGCTGCCTTTCGTGCTTTCGATCGGCTCGGTCGTCTTCCTGCCGCTGGTGACGGCGCTGGTGCTGACCATCATTCTCTCCCCGCTGGCCGACAAGCTCGCCGGCTGGGGCCTGCCCAACGTCCTCGCCTCGCTCGTCGCTCTCGGCGCGTTCTTCGGCGTGCTGATGCTGGCGCTCGCCCTTATCCTCCAACCCGCGATCGCGCTGTTCGACAGTCTTCCGGCGATGGCCGACCAGGTCGTGCACCGCTTCGGCGAACTGCGCGACCAGTTCGCCTGGGTGGCGATGGCGAACGAGCGCCTGGCCGACCTGATGGGCCGCTCGACCACGCGCGAAGTCGTGCTCGCCAGCCCTTCGGTGATCGAACAGCTCGCCTTCGCCACGCCCAGCGTGGTTCTGGAAGTGCTGCTGACCTTCCTGATGACGTTCTTCATGATCGAGGCGCGGGTGCGGCTGCGCCGCCACCTGCTGTTCGATCGCGCCAGTTTCGGCACCAGCATCAAGGCCGCGCGGGTCCTGCGCGAGGTGCAGGACCGGGTGGCGGCCTATATCCTCACCGTGTCGTGGATCAACGCGGGGGTCGGCGTCATCGTCGCCCTGGGTGCATGGGCGCTGGGGGTGGAGGCGCCGGTGATGTGGGGCGGGCTGGCCGCGCTCCTCAACTTCCTGCCCTATATCGGGCCGCTGGCGATGACCGCGCTGCTCGCCCTGTTCGGGATCGGGACCGGCGATACCGTGCTGCTCGGCATCATACCGGCGGCGGCCTATCTGGCGTTGCACACGGTCGAATCGAACATCGTCACCCCGTCGATCCTGGGCGCGCGGTTCACGATGAACCCGGTGATGATCCTCATCGCGCTCAGCTATTTCTCGTGGATCTGGGGGGTGTTCGGCGCATTGCTGTCGGTGCCGATCCTGCTGATGCTGACCGCGTTCTTCGACCATGTGGGGCGCCCCAATCTGGTCGGCTTCATATTCGGCGAACCGCTGTTCGCGACCAACTTCATGGAACTGGGCCAGGAAGAGGAACCGACCTGA
- a CDS encoding N-acetyltransferase: MTDAEIVIEPVDGKSGRAAFVDLGRRFSAETPHAVPQLRGEQMELLDPKKNPLFDHAEVQLFIARRGGRAVGRIAACIDRLMLDMPPEQGFGPGTGIFGYFDADDEPAARALLAEAERWLRERGMTRVLGPISLSMWEEPGLLIAGHDQPPTVLMGHHPARYREYIEGAGYEVAKRLFTYALDVTEDFPPLVRRIVKSGQRNPRIRIRPVDHANYTQDVRTVLHILNDAWSKNWGFVPFTEREIAYGAKKLRPLVREELTRIAELDGKPVAFMLALPNANEPLARIGGKLFPFGWLTMLRWLRKPRARVARVPLMGVLKEFHNSRLASQLAFMMISAIREDTTRANGTQRGEIGWILEDNQGMVAIADAIESEINREYAIYRKPL, encoded by the coding sequence GTGACAGACGCCGAAATAGTGATCGAACCGGTTGACGGCAAGTCGGGGCGTGCGGCGTTCGTCGACCTGGGCCGCCGCTTTTCCGCCGAAACGCCCCATGCCGTGCCCCAGTTGCGCGGCGAGCAGATGGAACTGCTCGACCCGAAGAAGAACCCGCTGTTCGACCATGCCGAAGTGCAGCTGTTCATCGCGCGCCGGGGCGGTCGGGCGGTCGGGCGGATCGCCGCCTGCATCGACCGGCTGATGCTGGACATGCCACCGGAACAGGGCTTCGGCCCCGGCACCGGCATCTTCGGTTACTTCGACGCCGACGACGAGCCCGCGGCACGCGCCCTGCTGGCCGAAGCCGAACGCTGGCTGCGCGAGCGGGGGATGACCCGCGTGCTCGGCCCCATCTCGCTGTCGATGTGGGAAGAGCCGGGCCTGCTGATCGCCGGGCACGATCAGCCGCCCACCGTGCTGATGGGCCACCACCCGGCCCGCTATCGCGAATATATCGAAGGCGCGGGGTACGAGGTGGCCAAGCGGCTGTTCACTTACGCGCTCGACGTCACCGAGGACTTCCCCCCGCTCGTGCGCCGGATCGTCAAGTCGGGGCAGCGCAATCCGCGGATCAGGATTCGCCCGGTGGATCATGCCAACTATACGCAGGACGTGCGCACCGTGCTGCATATCCTCAACGATGCCTGGTCGAAGAACTGGGGCTTCGTCCCCTTCACCGAGCGCGAGATCGCCTATGGCGCGAAGAAGCTGCGCCCGCTGGTGCGCGAGGAACTGACGCGCATCGCCGAACTCGACGGCAAGCCGGTCGCCTTCATGCTGGCCCTGCCCAACGCGAACGAGCCGCTTGCCCGGATCGGGGGGAAGCTGTTTCCCTTCGGCTGGCTGACGATGCTGCGCTGGCTGCGCAAGCCGCGCGCGCGCGTGGCCCGCGTGCCGCTGATGGGGGTGCTGAAGGAATTTCACAATTCCCGGCTCGCCAGCCAGCTCGCCTTCATGATGATCAGCGCGATTCGCGAGGATACGACCCGCGCGAACGGAACGCAGCGCGGAGAGATCGGCTGGATCCTGGAAGACAACCAGGGCATGGTCGCGATCGCCGATGCGATCGAGAGCGAGATCAACCGCGAATACGCGATCTATCGCAAGCCCCTCTGA
- a CDS encoding CHASE domain-containing protein, whose product MPVQASRRGKSRRWLVEYPRAAPVAIFLLIAAITALSVFAIERGEAQREAARLSDRARAVASALERRASANTAYLRAGAAMFAAVDRVDEALFDRFVAELQLDFDYRGTEGIGWAQSLRPYELDQFRIGANDAGPDADAADADAAGRGDSSAEGQDPAAAGRQADPPEPAGQAPAALPDPIRIWPAPTTMTGRVVPVTFLRPANDRNRQMLGYDMFSDPARRAAMEEAEATAQPTASGKVQLAYPDPDSAPGFIVYMPVFRGEAGRRVRGFIYSPFNAENFLASALDLADAGDRGVKLYDGEATPDRLLAQIAPASGAGKAVQQRIMVANRPMVVEVASPASYSLSALSMVTLLFGLLVASLLLVVARLVTQQTREDQLKLDWLEEQDSIRNSLTRELNHRVKNTLANILSIVALTRRRSDSLEEFADGLDGRIRAISATHDLLTQSEWGTTPVRAVVEAEMAPHAHDSGADFTIEGPDVELAPGDALTLGLAIHELATNASKYGALSVPEGRVSVTWELEGKNVVRMEWAESGGPRLSGRPEWRGFGLDLIEKIVAHELNEKVELEFPPEGVRCTLRVPVRRPSEFAIRAAQRREQAAR is encoded by the coding sequence ATGCCAGTTCAAGCGTCTCGACGGGGGAAAAGTCGCCGCTGGCTGGTCGAATATCCGCGCGCCGCGCCGGTGGCCATCTTCCTGCTGATCGCCGCAATCACCGCGCTCAGCGTGTTCGCGATCGAACGGGGGGAGGCGCAGCGCGAAGCCGCCCGGCTGAGCGATCGCGCGCGCGCCGTCGCATCGGCGCTGGAGCGGCGCGCCAGCGCCAATACCGCCTATCTGCGCGCGGGAGCCGCCATGTTCGCGGCGGTCGACCGCGTGGACGAGGCCCTGTTCGACCGCTTCGTGGCGGAGCTTCAGCTCGACTTCGACTATCGCGGAACCGAAGGGATCGGCTGGGCGCAGAGCCTGCGCCCCTACGAACTCGACCAGTTCCGCATCGGCGCCAACGATGCCGGGCCCGATGCCGATGCGGCCGATGCCGATGCGGCCGGCCGCGGCGATTCGTCGGCGGAGGGGCAGGACCCTGCCGCGGCGGGCCGCCAGGCCGATCCGCCGGAACCCGCCGGCCAGGCGCCGGCGGCATTGCCCGATCCGATCAGAATCTGGCCGGCTCCGACCACGATGACCGGCCGGGTGGTCCCGGTCACGTTCCTGCGGCCCGCGAACGATCGCAACCGCCAGATGCTCGGATACGACATGTTCTCCGACCCGGCGCGGCGGGCGGCGATGGAGGAGGCCGAAGCCACGGCCCAGCCGACCGCCAGCGGCAAAGTCCAGCTCGCCTATCCCGATCCCGACAGCGCGCCCGGGTTCATCGTCTATATGCCGGTGTTCCGGGGGGAGGCGGGGCGCCGGGTGCGCGGATTCATCTACAGCCCGTTCAACGCGGAAAACTTCCTCGCCTCCGCGCTCGACCTGGCCGACGCGGGGGATCGGGGGGTCAAGCTCTACGACGGCGAAGCGACACCGGACCGGCTGCTCGCGCAGATCGCGCCGGCTTCGGGCGCGGGCAAGGCGGTTCAGCAGCGGATCATGGTCGCCAACCGGCCGATGGTGGTCGAAGTCGCGTCGCCGGCGTCCTACTCGCTTTCCGCGCTGTCGATGGTTACCCTGTTGTTCGGGCTGCTCGTGGCCAGCCTCCTGCTGGTGGTGGCCCGCCTCGTGACGCAGCAGACGCGCGAGGACCAGCTCAAGCTCGACTGGCTGGAGGAGCAGGATTCGATCCGCAATTCGCTCACGCGCGAGCTTAATCACAGGGTCAAGAACACGCTGGCGAACATCCTGTCGATCGTCGCGCTGACTCGCCGGCGTTCCGACTCGCTGGAAGAATTCGCCGACGGGCTGGACGGGCGGATTCGCGCGATCTCCGCGACGCACGACCTGCTGACCCAGTCGGAGTGGGGCACGACCCCGGTGCGCGCGGTGGTCGAGGCCGAAATGGCGCCGCATGCCCACGATTCGGGGGCGGACTTCACGATCGAGGGGCCCGATGTCGAACTCGCCCCCGGCGATGCCCTGACGCTGGGGCTGGCCATTCACGAGCTGGCGACGAACGCTTCCAAATATGGCGCGCTGAGCGTGCCGGAGGGGCGCGTTTCGGTGACCTGGGAACTCGAAGGCAAGAACGTGGTGCGGATGGAATGGGCCGAATCCGGCGGGCCGCGCCTGTCCGGCCGCCCGGAATGGCGCGGTTTCGGTCTCGACCTGATCGAAAAGATCGTCGCCCACGAACTCAACGAGAAAGTGGAACTGGAATTCCCGCCCGAAGGGGTGCGCTGCACCCTGCGCGTCCCGGTCCGGCGGCCGAGCGAATTCGCGATCCGCGCGGCGCAGCGCAGGGAACAGGCCGCGCGCTGA